In the Euphorbia lathyris chromosome 5, ddEupLath1.1, whole genome shotgun sequence genome, one interval contains:
- the LOC136228988 gene encoding uncharacterized protein At4g13230 → MASSKIISQLRSRVSVQYLTKRNFQASLRNDQSKNTVDKACDAANEGINKGKNAGENVANKAKDVAEEMAGKAKQTIEEAWGSVKNTTQKVKDSVLDKADDSKEFVKENAESVKRSMNSKN, encoded by the exons ATGGCAAGCTCAAAAATTATTAGCCAATTGAGATCTAGGGTTTCTGTCCAATATTTGACAAAGAGGAATTTCCAG GCAAGTTTAAGAAATGATCAGTCAAAAAACACAGTCGACAAGGCTTGTGATGCTGCAAATGAAGGGATTAATAAGGGAAAGAACGCTGGTGAAAAT GTGGCAAACAAAGCAAAGGATGTAGCAGAAGAGATGGCAGGAAAAGCAAAGCAGACAATAGAAGAAGCATGGGGATCAGTTAAAAACACAACACAAAAGGTTAAGGATTCTGTTTTAGACAAAGCCGATGATTCCAAGGAATTTGTCAAAGAAAATGCTGAATCTGTCAAGCGTAGCATGAACtccaaaaattaa